A DNA window from Allokutzneria albata contains the following coding sequences:
- a CDS encoding sensor histidine kinase, whose product MLANRARQFVARHPLVLDLLAPALLTALGVPMTAAKYGGAVLPWFFQFVLVLPLLWWRRAPVTVFAVTTAVVGTQWALGVSVVGELAVYFAYCSVMLRRPSREAHIATAVVVVGILVQSLFGVVVPRFLGIPPVGMATMAGLIGLTLRNQRAYRASMREREARQAELAVAAERTRIAREIHDIVAHSLGVMISLADGATTVARADPQKALGAMEAVSSTGRGALGELRRVLGVLRAEHQQDDQFPQPGIEALGELVEKTRTAGLPVTYTLEGHPDDMPASAQVAVYRIVQEALTNTMKHADGCAAVRVEVRLSDCGAEIVVSDTGGKDLVPRQASSGHGLVGMRERVAVFGGSFSAGPREGGGWLMSARVPVTRESPPPAAE is encoded by the coding sequence GTGCTCGCGAACCGCGCGCGTCAGTTCGTCGCGCGCCACCCACTCGTCCTGGATCTCCTCGCGCCCGCGTTGCTCACCGCGCTCGGCGTGCCGATGACGGCGGCGAAGTACGGCGGGGCCGTGCTGCCGTGGTTCTTCCAGTTCGTCCTCGTGCTGCCGCTGCTGTGGTGGCGCCGGGCGCCGGTGACGGTCTTCGCGGTCACCACCGCGGTGGTCGGCACCCAGTGGGCGCTGGGCGTCAGCGTCGTCGGCGAGCTGGCGGTGTACTTCGCCTACTGCAGCGTCATGCTGCGCCGCCCCTCCCGTGAGGCGCACATCGCCACCGCGGTGGTCGTCGTCGGCATCCTCGTGCAGTCGCTGTTCGGTGTCGTCGTCCCGCGCTTCCTCGGCATCCCGCCGGTCGGCATGGCCACGATGGCCGGGCTGATCGGCCTGACGCTGCGCAACCAGCGCGCTTATCGGGCGTCCATGCGGGAGCGCGAGGCCCGCCAGGCCGAGCTGGCCGTGGCGGCGGAGCGGACCCGCATCGCGAGGGAGATCCACGACATCGTCGCGCACAGCCTCGGCGTGATGATCTCCCTCGCCGACGGGGCGACCACCGTGGCGCGCGCCGACCCGCAGAAGGCGCTCGGGGCGATGGAGGCGGTGTCCAGCACGGGCCGCGGCGCGCTCGGCGAGCTCCGCCGGGTCCTCGGCGTTCTGCGCGCGGAGCACCAGCAGGACGACCAGTTCCCCCAGCCCGGGATCGAGGCGCTCGGCGAACTGGTGGAGAAGACCAGGACCGCGGGCCTACCGGTGACCTACACGCTGGAGGGCCACCCGGACGACATGCCCGCGAGCGCTCAGGTCGCGGTGTACCGCATCGTCCAGGAAGCGCTGACGAACACGATGAAGCACGCCGACGGCTGCGCCGCGGTGCGCGTGGAGGTCCGGCTCAGCGACTGCGGCGCCGAGATCGTCGTGTCCGACACCGGGGGAAAGGACCTCGTGCCTCGCCAGGCGAGCAGCGGCCACGGCCTGGTCGGGATGCGCGAGCGGGTCGCGGTGTTCGGTGGCTCGTTCTCGGCGGGGCCGCGCGAGGGCGGCGGCTGGCTGATGAGCGCCCGGGTGCCCGTCACCCGTGAGTCCCCGCCGCCTGCCGCGGAATGA
- a CDS encoding ArsR/SmtB family transcription factor — MPGDADLARIASLLADRHRAAMLLVLLGGRPQSASGLADAAKISRSLASVHLRKLVDGGLLVVEPVGRQRLYRLATAVADAIEGLLLLAPPSAVNSFRAARNGDNLRRARMCYDHLAGTVGVLMSETLVARGFLVETERGYRVTGVGGAALAEIGVELESLERRARPLARRCMDWSERRNHVAGSLGAALASRFLALRWLRQHEASRAVSLTRDGRRGLNEWIGLEVTG, encoded by the coding sequence ATGCCCGGTGATGCCGACCTCGCACGGATCGCCTCCTTGCTGGCGGACCGCCACCGGGCCGCGATGCTGCTCGTCCTGCTCGGTGGACGCCCGCAGTCCGCGTCCGGGCTCGCCGACGCCGCGAAGATCTCCAGGTCGTTGGCCAGCGTGCATCTGCGCAAGCTGGTCGACGGCGGCCTGCTCGTCGTCGAGCCGGTTGGGCGACAGCGCCTGTACCGCCTGGCGACCGCGGTCGCGGACGCGATCGAAGGTCTGCTGCTGCTTGCGCCACCGAGCGCGGTGAACTCCTTCCGCGCCGCGCGGAACGGGGACAACCTCCGCCGTGCTCGCATGTGCTACGACCACCTGGCGGGCACCGTCGGCGTCTTGATGAGCGAAACCCTTGTGGCGCGCGGGTTTCTGGTGGAGACCGAACGCGGCTACCGGGTGACCGGCGTCGGCGGAGCTGCCCTGGCCGAGATCGGCGTCGAGCTCGAATCCCTGGAGCGACGCGCGCGTCCGCTGGCCCGGCGCTGCATGGACTGGAGCGAGCGGCGCAACCACGTCGCGGGCAGCCTGGGCGCGGCGCTGGCTTCACGGTTCCTCGCGTTGCGGTGGCTGCGGCAGCACGAGGCGAGCCGGGCGGTCAGCCTGACCCGGGACGGCCGCAGGGGGCTGAACGAGTGGATCGGACTGGAGGTCACGGGATGA
- a CDS encoding saccharopine dehydrogenase family protein — protein MTWMLYGANGYTGRLVAKLAVERGEQPTLAGRSRERVAPLAAELDLPYRIFDLADGEATRAALSQVDTVAHCAGPFSATAVPMVEACVDARTNYLDVTGEIAVFEDVFAYHEDAADAGIVLLPGSGFDVVPTDCLAALLAAELPGARRLELALSISGGASPGTLKSVIASAGRGTFVRTAEGLRRIRSGHNVEVPFPSGTASAVPIPWGDLVTAHRSTGIEEIGTYVRMPKMPALAQDLGTALMKLPAAQQVATALVERFVSGPSEKVLQRSRSELWGRVTGADGETVSATLTGPGPYPMTADAVVRAVHRLESGIVRPGAHTPSSAFGADFVRELDGVQVSVAPSFL, from the coding sequence ATGACGTGGATGCTGTACGGCGCCAACGGTTACACCGGTCGGCTGGTCGCGAAGCTGGCCGTGGAGCGCGGTGAACAACCGACGCTGGCGGGCCGGTCGCGGGAGCGCGTCGCCCCGCTGGCCGCGGAGCTGGACCTGCCGTACCGGATCTTCGACCTCGCCGACGGGGAGGCGACGCGGGCGGCGTTGAGCCAGGTCGACACGGTGGCGCACTGCGCAGGGCCGTTCTCCGCGACCGCCGTGCCGATGGTGGAGGCGTGCGTGGACGCGCGCACGAACTACCTCGACGTCACGGGCGAGATCGCGGTCTTCGAGGACGTCTTCGCCTACCACGAGGACGCGGCCGACGCGGGGATCGTGCTGTTGCCGGGCAGTGGGTTCGACGTGGTGCCGACCGACTGCCTCGCGGCGTTGCTGGCGGCGGAACTCCCCGGGGCGCGGCGGCTGGAGCTGGCGCTGTCGATCAGCGGCGGGGCGAGCCCCGGCACGCTCAAGTCGGTGATCGCCTCCGCCGGGCGGGGCACGTTCGTGCGCACGGCCGAGGGGCTGCGGCGGATTCGGTCGGGGCACAACGTCGAGGTGCCCTTCCCGTCCGGGACCGCCTCGGCTGTTCCGATCCCCTGGGGCGACCTGGTGACGGCGCACCGCTCGACCGGGATCGAGGAGATCGGCACCTACGTGCGCATGCCGAAAATGCCTGCGCTGGCCCAGGATCTGGGTACGGCGCTGATGAAACTGCCTGCGGCGCAACAGGTCGCGACCGCGCTCGTGGAGCGGTTCGTGTCGGGTCCGTCGGAGAAGGTGTTGCAGCGCAGTCGTTCCGAGCTGTGGGGCAGGGTCACCGGAGCCGACGGCGAGACGGTCTCGGCGACGCTGACCGGCCCCGGGCCGTATCCCATGACGGCCGACGCGGTGGTGCGGGCGGTGCACCGGCTGGAGTCGGGGATCGTGCGACCGGGGGCGCACACGCCGTCCTCCGCGTTCGGCGCGGACTTCGTACGGGAGCTGGACGGGGTCCAGGTGAGCGTCGCGCCCAGCTTCCTGTGA
- a CDS encoding peroxiredoxin — MSLEVGNEAPDFTLPDVNKEQVTLSSFRGRKNVLLVFYPFAFSGICTGELCQVRDELADYQNDDVQVLGVSVDTPFSLKAWAEKEGYTFPLLSDFWPHGEVAKAYGVFNDGAGFALRGTFLIDKQGVVRFAEVNAPGEARDQSGWKQAVKAVVTA; from the coding sequence ATGTCGCTTGAGGTCGGTAACGAGGCCCCGGACTTCACGCTGCCCGACGTGAACAAGGAGCAGGTCACCCTGTCCTCGTTCCGCGGTCGGAAGAACGTCCTGCTCGTCTTCTACCCGTTCGCGTTCAGCGGGATCTGCACCGGTGAGCTGTGCCAGGTGCGCGACGAGCTCGCCGACTACCAGAACGACGACGTGCAGGTCCTCGGAGTGTCCGTGGACACCCCGTTCTCGCTGAAGGCGTGGGCGGAGAAGGAGGGCTACACCTTCCCGCTGCTGTCGGACTTCTGGCCGCACGGCGAGGTCGCCAAGGCCTACGGCGTGTTCAACGACGGCGCCGGGTTCGCCCTCCGCGGCACCTTCCTCATCGACAAGCAGGGCGTCGTCCGCTTCGCCGAGGTCAACGCGCCCGGCGAGGCCCGTGACCAGTCCGGCTGGAAGCAGGCGGTGAAGGCGGTCGTCACCGCCTAG
- a CDS encoding DUF3052 domain-containing protein codes for MVAAEDAGKVGVAEKLGIEPSAVVQELGWDEDVDDDLRAEVEERCGSELLDEDAQEVIDVVLMWWREDDGDLTDDLVDAMSPLADDGVIWLLTPKQGRPGHVEPADIAEAAQTAGLSQTSNISAAEDWLGTRLVTSRSAKSKR; via the coding sequence GTGGTCGCCGCGGAAGACGCCGGCAAGGTCGGCGTCGCCGAGAAGCTCGGGATCGAACCGAGCGCTGTCGTCCAGGAACTCGGCTGGGACGAGGACGTCGATGACGACCTCCGTGCCGAGGTCGAGGAGCGTTGCGGGAGCGAGCTGCTCGACGAGGACGCGCAGGAGGTGATCGACGTCGTGCTGATGTGGTGGCGAGAGGACGACGGCGACCTCACCGACGATCTGGTCGACGCGATGAGCCCACTGGCCGACGACGGAGTGATCTGGCTGCTCACACCGAAGCAGGGCCGTCCCGGTCACGTCGAGCCCGCCGACATCGCCGAGGCGGCGCAGACGGCCGGCCTGTCCCAGACCTCGAACATCAGCGCGGCCGAGGACTGGCTGGGCACCCGCCTGGTCACCTCGCGCTCGGCCAAGTCCAAGCGCTGA
- a CDS encoding ATP-binding protein → MDRRRERSELKRLLTTCRLVTVTGVGGVGKTRIALRVVAEVRRSVPDGVWWVELSALRDAELVPYAVAEVLGVQDDATPRPMEQVLADHLARRELLLVLDTCEHLIGACARLVERLLRAAPGLRVLATSRQALGAAEERVYPMSSLTVEPLREWSGVSDGVELFVERAQAAHRGFALTEDNREAVTRLCGRLEGIPLAIELAAVRVRALSVHEILDRLDDRFALLAGRARGGVAHRHETLQAAIDWSFELCSPAERVLWARVSVFAGSFDLAAVAEVCADDRLPAGELPAVVAGLVDKSVLLRDEHHDGVRCRLLDTIRDYGQERLEQTGERAVLLRRHRDYYLRMGKRFEADWCGPRQPAWRARLTSEHANLRAALDFCLGDRAEHQVGLELASALWFYWIACGFVREGRHYLDRALALNPEPSPARTTGLCVRVWLAVAQSDFAAASALLDQCRSQAQQQGEPITAAAEGWFAYLAGIVEMLSGNQPRAVVLGQRSSDLHRHGGDLGMGLICALTLQAMSLALAAEFDRAVAVAEQCRALCDQHGEQWMRSYADYIHSLAALGRGEHATAVAHARDAVRVKRVLGDRIGLAMTLDQLAVATATRRQAERAARLLGIAHQVWQTFGLPQLGSPDLLAARRGCERLARTALGDTAYQAAFDAGRALDPEAALAYAVDESPPQPRPEPSPDATGWAPLTRRERQVAELVGDGQTNREIAARLGIAKRTVDAHVEHILAKLGLDSRTQITARTTGRDPADPRADH, encoded by the coding sequence GTGGATCGCCGCCGGGAGCGGAGCGAGCTGAAGCGGCTGTTGACGACCTGTCGGCTGGTGACGGTCACCGGGGTCGGTGGGGTGGGCAAGACCCGGATCGCGCTGCGGGTGGTCGCCGAGGTGCGCCGCAGTGTCCCCGACGGGGTGTGGTGGGTGGAGCTGTCGGCACTGCGGGACGCGGAGCTGGTGCCCTATGCGGTGGCCGAGGTGCTCGGGGTGCAGGACGATGCGACGCCGCGGCCCATGGAACAGGTCTTGGCCGATCACCTCGCGCGCCGGGAACTGCTGCTGGTGCTGGACACCTGCGAGCACCTGATCGGGGCCTGCGCCCGGCTGGTCGAGCGGTTGTTGCGGGCGGCCCCGGGGCTGCGGGTGCTGGCGACCAGCAGGCAGGCGCTGGGCGCCGCGGAGGAGCGGGTGTACCCGATGTCGTCGCTGACGGTGGAACCCCTGCGGGAGTGGTCCGGCGTCAGCGACGGGGTGGAGTTGTTCGTCGAGCGGGCCCAAGCGGCGCACCGGGGGTTCGCACTGACCGAGGACAACCGGGAGGCGGTGACCCGGTTGTGCGGGCGACTGGAGGGCATTCCGCTGGCGATCGAGCTGGCGGCGGTGCGGGTGCGGGCGTTGTCAGTGCACGAGATCCTGGACCGCCTCGACGACCGGTTCGCCCTGCTGGCCGGCCGGGCGCGGGGCGGGGTGGCCCACCGGCACGAGACGTTGCAGGCCGCCATCGACTGGAGTTTCGAGCTGTGCTCGCCCGCGGAGCGGGTGCTGTGGGCGCGGGTGTCGGTCTTCGCGGGCAGCTTCGACCTCGCCGCGGTCGCCGAGGTGTGCGCCGATGACCGGCTGCCCGCCGGTGAGCTGCCCGCGGTGGTGGCCGGGTTGGTGGACAAGTCGGTCCTGCTCCGTGACGAACACCACGACGGAGTCCGGTGCAGGCTGCTGGACACCATCCGCGACTACGGCCAGGAACGCCTGGAACAGACCGGTGAACGCGCGGTGCTGCTGCGGCGGCACCGCGACTACTACCTGCGCATGGGCAAGCGGTTCGAGGCCGACTGGTGCGGTCCGCGACAGCCGGCATGGCGCGCGCGGCTCACCAGCGAGCACGCCAACCTGCGGGCGGCCCTGGACTTCTGCCTCGGCGACCGGGCAGAACACCAGGTCGGACTGGAACTGGCCAGCGCGCTGTGGTTCTACTGGATCGCGTGCGGGTTCGTCCGGGAAGGCCGGCACTACCTCGACCGCGCGCTGGCACTGAACCCCGAGCCGAGTCCGGCCAGGACCACCGGGCTGTGCGTGCGCGTCTGGCTGGCCGTGGCCCAGAGCGACTTCGCCGCGGCGTCCGCTCTGCTCGACCAGTGCCGGTCCCAGGCCCAGCAGCAGGGCGAGCCCATCACCGCCGCCGCCGAAGGGTGGTTCGCCTACCTCGCCGGGATAGTGGAGATGCTCTCCGGCAACCAGCCCCGGGCCGTGGTGCTGGGCCAGCGATCTTCCGACCTGCACCGGCACGGCGGTGACCTCGGCATGGGACTGATCTGTGCCCTCACCCTGCAGGCGATGTCGCTGGCCTTGGCGGCCGAGTTCGACCGCGCGGTGGCGGTGGCCGAGCAGTGCCGGGCGTTGTGCGACCAGCACGGCGAACAGTGGATGCGCTCCTACGCCGACTACATCCACTCCTTGGCGGCCCTCGGCCGTGGCGAGCACGCCACGGCGGTGGCCCACGCGCGCGACGCAGTGCGGGTCAAACGCGTGCTCGGCGACCGCATCGGGCTCGCGATGACCCTGGACCAGCTGGCCGTGGCCACCGCGACCCGGCGTCAGGCCGAGCGCGCCGCCCGCCTGCTCGGCATCGCGCACCAGGTCTGGCAGACCTTCGGCCTGCCGCAGCTGGGCTCCCCCGATCTGCTCGCCGCGCGCCGGGGCTGCGAACGGCTGGCCCGCACCGCCCTCGGGGACACCGCCTACCAGGCGGCCTTCGACGCCGGCCGGGCACTCGACCCGGAGGCCGCCCTCGCCTACGCCGTCGACGAAAGCCCACCACAACCACGACCGGAGCCGTCCCCCGACGCGACCGGTTGGGCGCCGCTGACCCGACGCGAACGCCAGGTCGCCGAACTCGTCGGTGACGGGCAGACCAACCGGGAGATCGCCGCCCGCCTGGGCATCGCCAAACGCACCGTCGACGCCCACGTCGAACACATCCTCGCCAAACTCGGCCTCGACTCCCGTACCCAGATCACCGCCAGGACCACCGGGCGAGACCCCGCCGACCCGCGGGCCGACCACTGA
- a CDS encoding M14 family zinc carboxypeptidase, with product MSRVPILGIAVALAVSGALLAQNPGTVPVAQTDTPVAHQPQEQYVYRVKQAVKNSERLLDLGSDVLEERDGDDLFVLGDKTEGERIRAAGFTTTIESVMPAPKWAPPKAQRDAGPITRADIDETYYGGYRTVRAHHAHLDKVAADFPALSSLVTYGQSWRKSTGKGGYDLRAICLTKKNAGDCEQKPNSAKPRFFLMAQIHAREITTGDMAWRWIDHLTANYGKDAEVTRLMDSTEMWVVPITNPDGVEIVQQGGNSPKLHRKNANDSNGASCGFGQIGIDLNRNSNTHYGQSGTSTDPCSEIYRGPSASSEVETKALEGLLGKIFPDTRGDGDTTPASVDTKGMMITLHSYTNGIIFPWSHKSGAVTGNDAKIRAMAKDMAGITGYTYGTAPEVVGYAASGGTDDWVYDKLGVPGYTFEIGARFGSCSGFLPQYSCQDSTHWPKIKPALMYAAGKAAAPYK from the coding sequence ATGTCCCGTGTCCCGATCCTGGGCATAGCCGTCGCGCTCGCCGTCTCCGGCGCGCTGCTGGCGCAGAACCCCGGAACCGTGCCGGTCGCCCAGACCGACACCCCGGTCGCCCACCAGCCTCAGGAACAGTACGTCTACCGCGTGAAGCAGGCGGTGAAGAACTCCGAGCGGCTGCTCGACCTCGGCTCCGACGTGCTCGAGGAGCGCGACGGGGACGACCTGTTCGTGCTCGGCGACAAGACCGAGGGCGAGCGCATCCGCGCGGCCGGCTTCACCACGACGATCGAGTCGGTGATGCCCGCGCCGAAGTGGGCGCCGCCGAAGGCCCAGCGCGACGCGGGCCCGATCACCCGCGCGGACATCGACGAGACCTACTACGGCGGCTACCGCACGGTGCGCGCCCACCACGCGCACCTGGACAAGGTGGCCGCGGACTTCCCGGCGCTGAGCAGCCTGGTGACCTACGGGCAGTCGTGGCGCAAGTCCACCGGCAAGGGCGGCTACGACCTCCGCGCGATCTGCCTGACGAAGAAGAACGCGGGCGACTGCGAGCAGAAGCCGAACTCGGCCAAGCCGCGCTTCTTCCTGATGGCGCAGATCCACGCGCGCGAGATCACCACGGGTGACATGGCGTGGCGGTGGATCGACCACCTGACGGCGAACTACGGCAAGGACGCCGAAGTCACCAGGCTCATGGACTCCACCGAGATGTGGGTCGTGCCGATCACGAACCCCGACGGCGTGGAGATCGTGCAGCAGGGCGGCAACTCGCCGAAGCTGCACCGCAAGAACGCCAACGACAGCAACGGCGCCTCGTGCGGGTTCGGCCAGATCGGCATCGACCTGAACCGCAACTCCAACACCCACTACGGCCAGAGCGGCACCTCGACCGACCCGTGCAGTGAGATCTACCGCGGGCCGAGCGCGTCCTCCGAGGTGGAGACGAAGGCGCTGGAGGGGCTGCTCGGCAAGATCTTCCCGGACACCAGGGGCGACGGCGACACCACGCCCGCCTCGGTGGACACCAAGGGCATGATGATCACGCTGCACAGCTACACCAACGGGATCATCTTCCCGTGGAGCCACAAGTCGGGCGCGGTGACCGGCAACGACGCCAAGATCCGCGCGATGGCCAAGGACATGGCGGGCATCACCGGCTACACCTACGGCACCGCGCCCGAGGTGGTCGGCTACGCGGCCTCTGGCGGCACCGACGACTGGGTGTACGACAAGCTCGGCGTTCCCGGCTACACCTTCGAGATCGGCGCGCGTTTCGGTTCGTGCAGCGGCTTCCTGCCGCAGTACTCCTGCCAGGACAGCACGCACTGGCCGAAGATCAAGCCGGCGCTGATGTACGCGGCGGGCAAGGCCGCTGCCCCGTACAAGTAA
- a CDS encoding haloacid dehalogenase type II, which translates to MTKRYSVLAFDIFGTTVDWFSGVSAEVGPELADAWRERYLPLLRRVNSGDREWANLDVLHREALDELLAAQGVEADEAARRRMVLAWHRLPAWDDVVDGLSRLREHYVLAALSNGGFALLTTLIESAGLPFDCILSAELFQAYKPDPRPYRATAELLGVHPEETLMVAAHAWDIDGARAAGLGTAFVERPREKGPHRVADRAADTVSDISVANFGELADLLIPRQAAGTHG; encoded by the coding sequence ATGACCAAGCGGTACTCGGTGCTGGCGTTCGACATCTTCGGCACCACAGTGGACTGGTTCAGCGGCGTCAGCGCGGAGGTGGGACCGGAGCTGGCGGACGCCTGGCGCGAGCGGTACCTGCCGCTGCTGCGACGGGTGAACAGCGGGGATCGCGAGTGGGCCAACCTCGACGTGCTCCACCGTGAAGCCCTGGACGAACTCCTTGCGGCACAAGGGGTCGAGGCTGACGAAGCGGCGCGCCGCCGGATGGTGCTCGCGTGGCACCGGTTGCCTGCCTGGGACGATGTGGTCGACGGGCTCTCGCGGTTGCGGGAGCACTACGTGTTGGCGGCGCTGTCCAACGGCGGGTTCGCGTTGCTGACCACGTTGATCGAGTCGGCCGGCCTGCCCTTCGACTGCATCCTGTCGGCGGAGCTCTTCCAGGCGTACAAACCAGATCCGCGGCCGTACCGGGCCACCGCCGAACTGCTCGGTGTGCACCCGGAGGAGACGCTGATGGTGGCAGCGCACGCCTGGGACATCGACGGTGCTCGCGCGGCGGGACTGGGGACTGCCTTCGTGGAGCGCCCGCGGGAGAAGGGACCGCATCGGGTGGCTGACCGGGCGGCGGACACCGTCTCGGACATCTCCGTCGCGAACTTCGGTGAGCTCGCCGATCTGCTCATTCCGCGGCAGGCGGCGGGGACTCACGGGTGA